From one Thermoproteota archaeon genomic stretch:
- a CDS encoding aminotransferase class I/II-fold pyridoxal phosphate-dependent enzyme, producing the protein MEDLRARVREVTLGLVELYAERMSLVRRIAELKRERGLPVKDEAVETRLWDEVSAKCRERGLDQLDCRRIFSFLISSSIRAQIPEGGGAGPHVEVFRRAKEIERSGTRVYHLEVGEPPWSFPPAVLDSLVEAIKRGETRYGTSTGTFRFREAASEWLSRRDGIDVNPEEVIPTPGSKYAIFSILSTFLRPGDRVGVLLPAWPAYRGMASHLSLEMVEIDSTEEVEKLEGVRAFILCSPNNPDGKVWSKKELESLAEVLRETDALLISDDAYAELSFSERVPPSKVYENTISVNTLSKAFGMTGFRLGYVQGDEEKVRKLAKFIGLTITNVPEFIQEAGSSALESAGDWIPRVMGHMISYLDLAMRKLEGAPLQMNRPDGALYLFPRVELDDFDSMDFAFRLLEDKKIAVAPGSGFGPYNDRLRITYASPDADQGLRLLREALQSWKS; encoded by the coding sequence ATGGAGGACCTGAGAGCGAGGGTGAGGGAGGTAACCCTCGGATTAGTGGAGTTGTATGCCGAGAGGATGTCCTTGGTCAGGCGGATAGCTGAGTTGAAGAGGGAGAGAGGCCTTCCAGTCAAGGACGAGGCCGTAGAGACTAGGCTTTGGGATGAGGTTTCAGCCAAGTGTAGGGAGAGGGGGCTGGATCAGCTGGATTGCAGGAGGATCTTCAGCTTCCTGATCTCCTCCTCCATCAGGGCTCAGATCCCGGAGGGTGGCGGAGCAGGACCGCACGTGGAGGTCTTCAGGAGGGCCAAGGAGATCGAGAGGTCCGGCACCAGGGTTTACCACCTCGAAGTGGGTGAGCCTCCATGGTCCTTCCCGCCAGCGGTCTTGGATTCCTTAGTGGAGGCTATAAAGAGGGGGGAAACGAGGTACGGCACCTCAACTGGCACCTTCAGGTTCAGGGAAGCTGCCAGCGAGTGGCTCTCACGCAGGGACGGCATTGACGTCAATCCGGAGGAGGTAATACCTACGCCGGGATCCAAGTACGCGATCTTCTCTATACTGTCCACCTTCCTCAGACCGGGTGACAGGGTGGGAGTGCTGCTCCCTGCTTGGCCTGCCTACAGGGGAATGGCATCCCATCTCTCCTTAGAGATGGTCGAGATCGATTCAACTGAGGAGGTCGAGAAGCTCGAGGGAGTTAGAGCCTTCATCCTCTGCTCTCCCAACAATCCCGACGGGAAGGTGTGGTCCAAGAAGGAACTTGAATCCTTGGCAGAGGTTTTGAGGGAGACGGATGCACTTCTAATCAGTGACGACGCGTATGCGGAGTTATCGTTCTCGGAGAGGGTTCCCCCCTCCAAGGTGTACGAGAACACTATATCGGTGAACACCCTGTCGAAGGCTTTCGGCATGACCGGCTTCAGGCTGGGATACGTGCAGGGGGACGAGGAGAAGGTGAGGAAGCTGGCCAAGTTCATCGGCCTGACAATCACGAACGTCCCTGAGTTCATCCAAGAGGCTGGATCTTCGGCCTTGGAGTCAGCTGGCGACTGGATCCCGAGGGTAATGGGGCACATGATCTCCTACCTTGACTTGGCTATGAGGAAACTTGAGGGAGCTCCTCTCCAGATGAACAGACCTGATGGAGCGCTATATCTCTTTCCAAGGGTGGAGCTTGATGACTTCGACTCAATGGACTTCGCATTCAGACTGTTGGAGGATAAGAAGATAGCTGTCGCACCTGGATCGGGGTTCGGTCCCTACAACGACAGGCTGAGGATCACTTACGCCAGTCCCGATGCAGATCAGGGATTGAGACTCCTGAGGGAGGCCCTCCAGTCTTGGAAGTCCTAG
- a CDS encoding prephenate dehydrogenase/arogenate dehydrogenase family protein, which produces MEVLVVGAGALGSVLAEYLVREHSVSVYDVDKGRSSRLADRIGGRPIESLGGPLLYDVVVISVPISATPSVIRDVSAKMNGGTIVEVSSVKSHVVPSMREASERGIETVSIHPLFGPGLRDLSKGRAALIPIVNAERELEISSSLFPFEHVIVSVEDHDRAMAWLALIHLILHAFLSSSEGEADVIKSLETTTLRWFLRLGASSLLQSESLTEDLIKENPYFQEVLDRFLSSMSEDVGQLRKRLRRWIDLLDLESSYRSLYG; this is translated from the coding sequence TTGGAAGTCCTAGTTGTGGGAGCTGGGGCCTTGGGCAGCGTCTTGGCAGAGTACTTGGTTAGAGAGCACTCGGTCTCAGTGTACGATGTGGATAAAGGGAGGTCCTCTCGACTGGCTGATCGGATAGGGGGTAGACCTATAGAGAGCTTGGGAGGTCCTCTCTTGTACGATGTGGTGGTCATCTCCGTTCCTATATCTGCTACCCCCTCGGTGATTCGAGATGTATCCGCCAAGATGAATGGGGGAACGATAGTCGAGGTCTCGTCGGTCAAGTCGCATGTGGTTCCTTCGATGAGGGAGGCCAGTGAGAGAGGCATAGAGACTGTATCTATACATCCTCTCTTCGGACCCGGGCTGAGGGATCTATCTAAGGGGAGAGCAGCCCTTATCCCTATCGTCAACGCGGAGAGGGAACTGGAGATATCATCCTCCCTCTTTCCATTTGAACACGTGATTGTAAGCGTCGAGGATCATGATAGGGCCATGGCATGGCTCGCCCTCATTCATCTCATCCTGCACGCCTTCCTCTCATCCTCCGAAGGTGAGGCCGATGTAATCAAGTCGCTCGAGACCACGACCCTCAGGTGGTTCCTCAGGCTGGGAGCTTCCTCACTACTCCAGAGTGAATCCCTGACGGAAGACCTCATTAAGGAGAATCCGTACTTTCAGGAAGTGCTAGATCGCTTCCTAAGCTCGATGAGCGAGGACGTGGGGCAGCTCAGGAAAAGGCTGAGGAGGTGGATAGACCTCCTCGATCTCGAATCGTCCTACAGGTCCCTTTACGGATGA
- the speE gene encoding polyamine aminopropyltransferase, with protein MSPKLPKPGLRTIDGILLYLEHAGPNLATLTPVERVVSSEQSKAGQLVEVVDFPFYGRSLFIEHIVMLSLYDEFIYHETLVHPALLSVERPERVLIIGGGDGGALREVLKHPVEEVTMVELDRSVIDLVTRHLPEVPAGAFDDDRLKLVIGDGRAYVESLEEKFDVVILDLTDPYGQAARLYTREFYGKVRKILREGGLMVTHSTGLHINRLAFQRVYRAVREAFLKYALARAYIPSFTDDWTFSFGSDYVVPPDVGTEVLARRFRERGLEGRTKFYSPEMHHSLFQHPVFVQKILEEEVEPSTDDNPAEIEE; from the coding sequence ATGTCCCCCAAGCTGCCGAAGCCCGGGCTGCGCACCATTGATGGGATCCTCCTTTACTTGGAGCACGCTGGCCCCAACCTCGCCACTCTGACGCCCGTGGAGAGGGTCGTCTCCTCCGAGCAGAGCAAAGCGGGACAGCTGGTGGAGGTAGTTGATTTCCCTTTCTACGGGAGGTCGCTCTTCATAGAGCACATAGTGATGCTCTCCCTGTACGATGAGTTCATCTATCACGAAACCCTCGTTCATCCGGCCTTACTATCTGTTGAGAGGCCTGAGAGGGTCCTGATAATAGGTGGTGGAGACGGAGGTGCCCTGAGGGAGGTACTAAAGCATCCCGTTGAGGAGGTCACCATGGTGGAACTGGACAGATCGGTCATAGATCTGGTGACGAGGCATTTACCTGAGGTACCAGCTGGTGCCTTCGATGACGACAGGCTGAAGCTCGTGATCGGTGATGGGAGGGCTTACGTGGAAAGCTTGGAGGAGAAGTTCGATGTGGTCATCCTCGACCTGACTGACCCTTACGGACAGGCCGCTAGACTATACACTAGAGAGTTCTACGGAAAGGTGAGGAAGATCTTGAGGGAGGGCGGCCTCATGGTGACTCACAGCACCGGACTGCACATAAACAGGTTGGCTTTCCAGAGGGTGTACAGGGCCGTAAGGGAGGCGTTCCTCAAGTACGCTTTGGCGAGAGCCTACATCCCATCATTCACCGATGATTGGACGTTTTCCTTCGGATCCGACTACGTGGTACCTCCAGATGTAGGGACCGAGGTTCTGGCGAGGAGGTTCAGGGAGAGGGGATTGGAGGGGAGGACCAAGTTCTACTCACCTGAGATGCATCATTCCCTGTTCCAGCATCCTGTGTTCGTTCAGAAGATACTGGAGGAGGAAGTAGAGCCGAGCACGGATGATAATCCCGCCGAGATAGAGGAGTGA
- the aroC gene encoding chorismate synthase: protein MAGDVLGRELRLISFGESHGDVVGAVVEGVPAGLPLDESDVQELLDLRRPGQSEYTTSRSEADRVRILSGVFRGRTTGAPIAMIVRNEDIVSSYYEEFLRTPRPGHADYVARLKYGGYNDYRGGGRFSGRMTISMCMGGAIARKLLKSIGTEVIAYSLEIGGERASDFTLDEAKEYRYRNPVRAPNEESYKRMAEAIESARREGDSVGGVVEAVALNVPPGLGEPLFDTIEGDVAKAMFSIPAVKGVEFGSGFKAARMRGSEHNDPLVIRDGKVAYAKNDHGGVIGGITTGEPVVVRVAFKPTSSIAKPQRTVDLEEMREVEIRVKGRHDPCIVPRAVVVVESMLAFVLADHAIRASLIPKVLR, encoded by the coding sequence ATGGCTGGGGACGTGCTGGGCAGGGAGCTGCGCCTGATATCCTTCGGAGAGAGCCATGGGGACGTGGTGGGAGCCGTTGTGGAGGGAGTTCCCGCCGGGCTTCCGCTGGATGAGTCTGATGTGCAGGAGCTGCTCGATCTAAGGAGGCCTGGCCAGTCCGAGTACACCACTAGCAGGTCGGAGGCGGATAGGGTGAGGATCCTCAGCGGGGTCTTCAGGGGGAGAACCACAGGTGCTCCAATCGCGATGATAGTGCGAAACGAGGACATCGTTTCCTCCTACTACGAGGAGTTCCTGAGGACCCCAAGGCCCGGGCATGCTGATTACGTGGCTAGACTCAAGTACGGGGGCTACAACGATTACAGAGGTGGAGGTAGGTTCTCAGGTCGAATGACCATCTCGATGTGCATGGGGGGAGCTATAGCGAGGAAGCTCCTTAAGAGTATCGGGACGGAGGTTATAGCTTACTCGCTGGAGATAGGGGGCGAGAGGGCATCAGACTTCACGCTGGACGAGGCTAAGGAGTACAGGTATAGGAACCCAGTTAGGGCCCCCAACGAGGAGAGCTACAAGAGGATGGCCGAAGCCATAGAGAGTGCCAGAAGGGAGGGGGATAGTGTGGGAGGGGTGGTTGAAGCCGTAGCTCTGAATGTGCCACCCGGTTTGGGCGAACCTCTCTTCGATACCATAGAGGGCGATGTGGCGAAGGCCATGTTCTCCATACCGGCCGTCAAGGGAGTGGAGTTCGGCTCTGGCTTCAAAGCGGCGAGGATGAGGGGATCGGAGCACAACGATCCGCTGGTAATAAGGGATGGGAAAGTCGCCTACGCCAAGAACGATCACGGTGGTGTCATAGGCGGCATTACCACAGGAGAGCCGGTCGTGGTCAGGGTCGCCTTCAAGCCCACCTCGTCCATAGCCAAGCCACAGCGTACCGTAGACCTTGAGGAGATGAGGGAAGTGGAGATAAGGGTTAAAGGGAGGCACGATCCATGCATTGTGCCGAGGGCTGTCGTGGTGGTCGAGAGCATGCTGGCCTTCGTGCTCGCCGATCACGCGATCAGGGCCAGCCTCATACCCAAGGTGCTGAGGTGA
- a CDS encoding aldo/keto reductase, with translation MEYEELDGTGVKIPKVGIGTYQIEAAPKEEAIAALRRGIELGMTLIDTAEMYGWGKAEELVGEAIKPFDRESLTIVTKVWGTNLAYESVKRAARASAARLGTYIDIYLIHWPNPSYPLEETLRAMEELVSEGIVRYIGVSNFSLDLLKRARELLEHNDVVTNQVEYSLRVREAEEDLLPYCQRERITLMAYSPLDRGRLAKRPPQKLKVVAARLGKTPAQVAINWLISKPMVVAIPKASRVDHVEELAGSVGWRIPDELVRELDVLEERSRWPRS, from the coding sequence GTGGAATACGAGGAGCTTGACGGTACAGGCGTTAAGATACCTAAGGTGGGCATCGGCACTTACCAGATAGAAGCAGCTCCTAAGGAGGAGGCGATAGCTGCGCTTAGAAGGGGCATCGAACTGGGAATGACGCTCATAGACACCGCGGAGATGTACGGGTGGGGAAAGGCTGAGGAACTGGTTGGCGAGGCCATAAAACCTTTCGACAGGGAGTCCCTCACCATCGTCACCAAGGTATGGGGGACCAACCTAGCCTACGAGTCGGTGAAGAGAGCTGCTAGGGCCAGCGCTGCGAGGCTCGGTACCTACATCGATATATACCTCATCCACTGGCCGAATCCATCCTACCCGCTCGAGGAAACGCTGAGGGCGATGGAGGAGCTGGTTAGCGAGGGCATCGTGAGATACATCGGGGTGAGCAACTTCTCACTGGATCTGCTGAAGAGAGCTAGGGAACTGCTGGAGCATAATGACGTGGTGACCAATCAGGTGGAGTATAGCCTTAGAGTGAGGGAAGCTGAGGAGGACTTGCTTCCCTACTGTCAGAGGGAGAGAATAACCCTCATGGCGTACAGCCCCCTAGACAGGGGGAGACTGGCGAAGAGACCACCTCAGAAGTTGAAGGTGGTAGCTGCTAGGCTGGGGAAGACCCCGGCTCAGGTGGCGATAAACTGGCTCATATCCAAACCGATGGTGGTGGCAATTCCGAAGGCATCCCGCGTGGATCATGTAGAGGAGCTAGCTGGATCGGTTGGATGGAGGATACCCGATGAGCTGGTGAGGGAACTGGATGTACTGGAGGAGAGATCGAGATGGCCGAGGTCGTGA